The proteins below are encoded in one region of Mangifera indica cultivar Alphonso chromosome 7, CATAS_Mindica_2.1, whole genome shotgun sequence:
- the LOC123220640 gene encoding uncharacterized protein LOC123220640 isoform X1, with protein sequence MVGGGGAAAQQTDTEMAEAPSDLQQPPAVAQAAGIENIPATLSHGGWYIQDNIFGNIFEVTAKYRPPILSRIRHRLGLGLQVIENVEEADFILVHGTKALGLPSGEAHPASLEDFEKILELCAAKKIPMILANPDYVTVEPRALRVMPSTLASKYEKLGGEVTWMDKLHKVTRSLGLVLISKIVHLYFFMYIITTCAVDFAFTPF encoded by the exons ATGGTGGGAGGAGGAGGTGCTGCAGCCCAGCAGACAGACACAGAGATGGCAGAGGCGCCATCGGACCTTCAGCAGCCACCGGCGGTTGCTCAGGCGGCGGGGATCGAGAACATCCCGGCTACGTTGAGCCATGGGGGATGGTATATTCAGGACAACATATTTGGGAACATATTTGAAGTGACGGCGAAGTATAGGCCACCTATTCTGTCGCGCATACGGCATCGTTTG GGGCTCGGCCTTCAAGTCATAGAAAATGTAGAAGAAGCTGATTTTATTCTGGTCCATGGTACTAAAGCATTGGGGCTCCCTTCTGGAGAGGCACATCCTGCTAGTCTTGAGGATTTCGAAAAAATATTGGAGCTTTGTGCAGCTAAGAAAATTCCAATGATTTTAGCCAATCCAGATTATGTGACTGTTGAGCCTAGGGCTCTGCGTGTTATGCCCA GTACTTTGGCGTCAAAATATGAAAAGCTTGGAGGTGAAGTGACATGGATGGACAAACTTCATAAGGTCACTCGATCTCTTGGTCTTGTTCTAATTAGTAAAATTGttcacttatatttttttatgtacatCATCACTACTTGTGCAGTTGACTTTGCTTTTACacctttctaa
- the LOC123220640 gene encoding uncharacterized protein LOC123220640 isoform X2: protein MVGGGGAAAQQTDTEMAEAPSDLQQPPAVAQAAGIENIPATLSHGGWYIQDNIFGNIFEVTAKYRPPILSRIRHRLGLGLQVIENVEEADFILVHGTKALGLPSGEAHPASLEDFEKILELCAAKKIPMILANPDYVTVEPRALRVMPSKFHSLWYFGVKI from the exons ATGGTGGGAGGAGGAGGTGCTGCAGCCCAGCAGACAGACACAGAGATGGCAGAGGCGCCATCGGACCTTCAGCAGCCACCGGCGGTTGCTCAGGCGGCGGGGATCGAGAACATCCCGGCTACGTTGAGCCATGGGGGATGGTATATTCAGGACAACATATTTGGGAACATATTTGAAGTGACGGCGAAGTATAGGCCACCTATTCTGTCGCGCATACGGCATCGTTTG GGGCTCGGCCTTCAAGTCATAGAAAATGTAGAAGAAGCTGATTTTATTCTGGTCCATGGTACTAAAGCATTGGGGCTCCCTTCTGGAGAGGCACATCCTGCTAGTCTTGAGGATTTCGAAAAAATATTGGAGCTTTGTGCAGCTAAGAAAATTCCAATGATTTTAGCCAATCCAGATTATGTGACTGTTGAGCCTAGGGCTCTGCGTGTTATGCCCAGCAAATTCCATTCTCTTTG GTACTTTGGCGTCAAAATATGA
- the LOC123220644 gene encoding mitogen-activated protein kinase homolog D5-like isoform X2, which translates to MEGGGAAAQQADTEMEEAPLDPQQPPAAGIENIPPTLSHGGRFIQYNIFGNIFEVTAKYRPHIMPIGKGAYGIICSALNSETNEHVAIKKIANAFDNKIDAKRTLHEIKLIRHMDHENVIWLQSLKVKYTNSHTAIEMEKILRILKNKLLDHLLYNLRPHHAAMAS; encoded by the exons ATGGAGGGAGGAGGTGCTGCGGCCCAGCAGGCAGACACGGAGATGGAAGAGGCGCCATTAGACCCTCAACAGCCACCGGCGGCGGGGATCGAGAACATCCCGCCCACGTTGAGTCATGGGGGACGATTTATTCAGTACAACATATTTGGGAACATATTTGAAGTGACGGCGAAGTATAGGCCGCATATTATGCCCATCGGGAAGGGCGCATATGGCATCATTTG TTCGGCGTTGAATTCGGAGACAAATGAGCATGTGGCAATAAAGAAGATAGCAAATGCATTCGATAATAAGATTGATGCAAAGAGGACTCTTCATGAGATCAAGTTGATTCGACACATGGATCATGAAAAC GTGATCTGGTTGCAGAGTTTGAAAGTTAAGTACACAAACAGCCACACGGCTATAGAAATggagaaaatattaagaattttgaagaataaacTATTAGATCATTTGCTTTACAATCTTAGGCCTCATCATGCTGCTATGGCATCATAA